The following coding sequences are from one Lipingzhangella halophila window:
- a CDS encoding helix-turn-helix domain-containing protein has protein sequence MPQYHGALPPEFWSRPVMADALATCDMAVIVEDIRIARGWSQGELANAVGYSQSWVSRVINGQQSLTIEQVRELADRLGIPLHLLRFASATETRKGAGPTRRRDFGKVIATAAMSLPTACTGSDINEGTAPTLRAITGGQRLLDASSPARDLARGAIAHVELTERALKRAQHTPFAPEIAAGASEAAGFAAWLHTDMGDLGSARSYYQTAIAHARQAGHHLLEVYMLGSLASFEIEADDPELGLTLAAEARRRMGADAHPTAKAWLSCVRSLAYAALGDASACTREIARAEANVVRQENTAPPWPWVFSFDDAKVASHRALAGVRLRNPNDARAAFSEALHGYNAGAKQAALLKVELASAHADSGDVDEAFRLATEALRTGSQFRSERVITRVRRFRRGYNGARARIVNEFDEQLTDVLTGQRGK, from the coding sequence ATGCCCCAATATCACGGCGCTCTACCGCCGGAGTTCTGGTCACGGCCGGTAATGGCTGACGCACTGGCTACATGCGACATGGCCGTGATCGTTGAGGACATCCGTATCGCCCGCGGGTGGTCACAGGGGGAACTGGCCAACGCTGTCGGCTACTCCCAGAGCTGGGTGTCGCGGGTGATCAACGGTCAGCAGTCGCTCACCATCGAGCAGGTGCGCGAGCTCGCCGACCGGTTGGGAATACCCCTTCACCTGCTCCGGTTCGCCAGCGCTACCGAAACGCGGAAGGGGGCGGGTCCTACGCGACGCAGAGACTTCGGAAAGGTCATCGCCACGGCCGCGATGTCGTTGCCTACGGCGTGTACCGGATCCGACATCAATGAGGGCACGGCACCCACACTCCGTGCGATCACAGGGGGTCAACGCCTGCTTGACGCCTCGTCGCCGGCGCGCGACCTGGCCCGTGGGGCGATCGCCCACGTGGAGCTGACCGAACGCGCCCTGAAGCGCGCGCAGCACACCCCGTTCGCTCCGGAGATCGCGGCCGGGGCCAGCGAGGCCGCGGGGTTCGCCGCCTGGCTGCACACCGATATGGGCGACCTCGGCTCGGCGCGCTCGTACTACCAGACCGCCATCGCGCACGCCCGGCAGGCGGGCCATCACCTGCTCGAGGTCTACATGCTCGGCAGCCTCGCGTCCTTCGAGATCGAGGCGGACGACCCCGAGCTCGGCCTCACCCTGGCCGCCGAGGCGCGCCGCCGGATGGGAGCGGACGCCCATCCCACCGCCAAAGCGTGGCTGTCCTGTGTCCGGTCGCTGGCCTATGCCGCCCTCGGCGACGCTTCCGCCTGTACGCGCGAGATCGCGCGCGCGGAGGCCAACGTGGTCCGGCAGGAGAACACGGCGCCCCCGTGGCCGTGGGTGTTCAGCTTCGACGACGCCAAGGTCGCGAGCCACCGCGCGCTGGCGGGCGTGCGGCTGCGCAACCCGAACGACGCCCGGGCCGCGTTCTCCGAGGCCCTGCACGGCTACAACGCCGGCGCCAAGCAGGCCGCCCTGCTCAAGGTGGAGCTGGCGTCGGCGCACGCCGACTCCGGCGACGTCGACGAGGCGTTCCGACTCGCTACCGAGGCGCTGCGCACCGGATCGCAGTTTCGCTCGGAGCGGGTGATCACCCGGGTGCGCCGGTTCCGGCGCGGCTACAACGGAGCGCGCGCCCGGATCGTTAACGAGTTCGACGAGCAGTTGACAGACGTGCTCACCGGTCAACGGGGTAAATGA
- a CDS encoding RecB family exonuclease, translated as MDSSNAAPRVPALSPSRAADFLQCPLLFRFRVIDRLPERPSAAALRGTLVHGVLERLFELPAESRTPETALSLLKPQWEKLRGKQPESEELFGDQDELAAWLEGTRALLNRYFQMEQPQRLEPREREMRLDVTLDSGLRLRGYVDRLDIASTGQIRLVDYKTGKSPNPRFEDKAKFQIFFYAVMLWRELGEVPTRLQLMYLGDGGVRWYDPTEAELRNAEAEITAIWNDIEATARSGHWRPKPSKLCGWCDHQAICPEFGGTPPPLPD; from the coding sequence ATGGACTCCTCGAACGCAGCTCCCCGGGTCCCCGCGCTCTCCCCCTCACGCGCCGCCGACTTCCTGCAGTGCCCCCTGCTCTTCCGGTTCCGTGTCATCGACCGGCTTCCCGAGCGGCCGAGCGCGGCGGCGCTGCGCGGAACGCTCGTGCACGGCGTCCTGGAGCGGCTGTTCGAGCTGCCCGCCGAGTCGCGCACCCCCGAGACAGCGCTGTCACTGCTGAAGCCGCAGTGGGAGAAGCTGCGCGGCAAACAGCCGGAGAGCGAGGAGCTGTTCGGCGACCAGGACGAGCTCGCTGCCTGGCTGGAGGGCACCCGCGCGCTGCTCAACCGCTATTTCCAGATGGAGCAGCCGCAACGCCTGGAACCCCGGGAGCGCGAGATGCGCCTCGACGTCACGCTCGACTCCGGCCTGCGGCTGCGCGGCTACGTCGACCGCCTCGACATCGCGTCCACCGGCCAGATCAGGCTGGTCGACTACAAGACGGGAAAGTCCCCGAACCCTCGCTTCGAGGACAAGGCCAAGTTCCAGATCTTCTTCTATGCCGTCATGCTCTGGCGCGAGCTCGGCGAGGTGCCCACCCGGCTGCAGCTCATGTACCTGGGCGACGGTGGGGTGCGCTGGTACGACCCCACCGAAGCCGAGCTGCGCAACGCCGAGGCCGAGATCACCGCCATCTGGAACGACATTGAGGCCACGGCGCGCTCCGGGCACTGGCGCCCCAAACCCAGCAAGCTGTGCGGCTGGTGCGACCACCAGGCGATCTGCCCGGAGTTCGGCGGAACTCCCCCGCCACTGCCGGACTGA
- a CDS encoding site-2 protease family protein produces the protein MVTDHGSASPPSRRGADEAPSGGRGPGLLIGRPFGIPVYVSPSWLVIAAIITVLYEPVVERTLALGLPSYLVAFAFAVLLYVSVLVHELAHSVMARMYQLPVRRITLYMLGGYSEIEREAPTPGREFGIVFAGPLLSLALAGIGFVSYAFVDPYTITGVLIQQLWVANLLVGVFNLLPGLPLDGGRLVRAAVWWLTRRPTAGTVVAAWSGRGLAVAVVALPFLWAWSQERPPNEFAVLWAVLLASFMWIGAGRALRNARLRERLPRLRANQLARPAVTVPADTSVAEARRRMDAAGAGAILVVDTAGTATSIVNEDAALAVPDERRPWVPASSVARAISSGAVLAPELEGEQLLEAMRGTPAPEYLVAPDDSGGRSVLRTADVNAALTRG, from the coding sequence ATGGTGACGGATCACGGCAGCGCGTCCCCGCCGTCCCGCCGGGGCGCCGACGAAGCTCCCTCCGGGGGCCGCGGGCCCGGCCTGCTCATCGGCCGGCCCTTCGGCATTCCCGTATACGTGTCGCCGTCCTGGCTCGTGATCGCCGCCATCATCACGGTCCTGTACGAGCCCGTGGTCGAGCGCACACTGGCGCTCGGACTCCCGTCCTATCTCGTGGCGTTTGCCTTCGCGGTGCTGCTCTACGTGTCGGTGCTGGTCCACGAGCTCGCGCACTCGGTGATGGCGCGCATGTACCAGTTGCCGGTCCGCCGCATCACGCTGTACATGCTGGGCGGGTACTCCGAGATCGAGCGCGAGGCGCCCACGCCCGGCCGCGAGTTCGGCATCGTGTTCGCCGGGCCGCTGCTGTCGCTCGCCCTGGCCGGCATCGGGTTCGTGAGCTACGCGTTTGTCGACCCCTACACGATCACCGGTGTGCTCATCCAGCAACTGTGGGTCGCGAACCTGCTGGTCGGGGTGTTCAATCTGCTTCCGGGCCTCCCGCTCGACGGGGGGCGGCTCGTGCGGGCGGCCGTGTGGTGGCTGACCCGCCGGCCCACCGCGGGCACCGTCGTGGCGGCCTGGAGCGGGCGAGGGCTCGCGGTCGCGGTGGTCGCGCTGCCGTTCCTGTGGGCGTGGTCGCAGGAGCGCCCGCCGAACGAGTTCGCTGTTCTGTGGGCCGTGCTGCTCGCCTCCTTCATGTGGATAGGGGCGGGCAGGGCGCTGCGCAACGCCCGGTTGCGCGAACGGCTTCCGCGCCTTCGCGCGAACCAGTTGGCCCGCCCGGCGGTCACGGTTCCCGCCGATACCTCGGTGGCCGAGGCGCGGCGCCGAATGGACGCCGCCGGTGCCGGTGCGATCCTGGTTGTCGACACGGCCGGCACGGCCACCTCGATCGTGAATGAGGACGCCGCCCTGGCGGTCCCCGACGAGCGGCGGCCCTGGGTGCCGGCCTCCAGCGTGGCCCGCGCCATCAGCTCCGGCGCGGTGCTCGCCCCGGAGCTCGAAGGGGAACAGTTGCTGGAGGCCATGCGCGGCACCCCGGCTCCCGAGTACCTGGTGGCGCCCGACGACAGCGGAGGGCGCAGCGTTCTGCGCACCGCTGACGTCAATGCGGCCCTGACCCGCGGGTGA